A genome region from Buchnera aphidicola (Chaetogeoica yunlongensis) includes the following:
- the fldA gene encoding flavodoxin FldA, giving the protein MKKIGIFFGSDTGNTENVAKNIQQNIGTENSFIYDIEHIKKKDIESFDILIFGVSTWYYGELQCDWDDFFSTFKKINFNKKILAFFGCGDQEDYAEYFCDAIGILYNSIKQENKFQLIGTWPIEGYSFECSKALMSNKNKFIGLTIDEDRQPEKSKKRIKQWSTQLKKELKVFI; this is encoded by the coding sequence ATGAAAAAAATTGGAATTTTTTTTGGAAGTGATACTGGCAATACAGAAAATGTAGCTAAAAATATTCAACAAAATATAGGAACAGAAAATTCTTTTATTTATGATATTGAACATATTAAAAAAAAAGATATCGAGTCATTTGATATTTTAATATTTGGTGTATCTACTTGGTATTACGGTGAACTTCAATGTGATTGGGATGATTTTTTTTCTACGTTTAAAAAAATCAATTTCAATAAAAAAATATTAGCGTTTTTTGGGTGTGGAGATCAAGAAGATTATGCTGAATATTTTTGTGATGCAATTGGAATATTATATAATAGTATAAAACAAGAAAATAAATTTCAGTTAATTGGGACTTGGCCTATAGAAGGATATTCATTTGAATGCTCTAAAGCTTTAATGTCTAATAAAAATAAATTTATTGGTTTAACTATTGACGAAGACAGACAACCAGAAAAAAGTAAAAAAAGAATAAAACAGTGGAGTACACAATTAAAAAAAGAACTAAAAGTTTTTATTTAA
- the gap gene encoding type I glyceraldehyde-3-phosphate dehydrogenase codes for MTIKLGINGFGRIGRIVFRLAQLRSNIEILAINDLVNIEYLAYMLKYDSTHGNFCKKIAIKDKNTLLINEKEIRITSETNPKNLAWRDLDIDVVIESTGIFLTTESAYKHIQAGAKKVVITGPSKDNTPMFVKGVNFDKYIGQNIVSNASCTTNCLAPLAKIINDEFGIIEGLMTTIHATTATQKTVDSPSQKDWRGGRGALQNIIPSTTGAAQAVGKVLPELDGKLTGIAFRVPVANVSVIDFTFRQTKNVKYQEICEIIKHYSNHEMKDIIGYTEDHVVSTDFNGNTLTSIFDAKAGLSLNGNFIKLISWYDNESGYSSKVLDLSELVYSFI; via the coding sequence ATGACAATTAAACTTGGTATTAATGGATTCGGTAGAATTGGGAGAATTGTTTTTAGATTAGCTCAATTACGTTCTAATATTGAAATATTAGCTATTAATGATTTAGTCAACATTGAATATTTAGCTTATATGTTAAAGTATGATTCTACGCATGGAAATTTTTGCAAAAAAATTGCAATAAAAGATAAAAATACTTTACTTATCAACGAAAAAGAAATAAGAATAACTAGTGAAACTAATCCAAAAAATTTAGCGTGGCGAGATTTAGATATTGATGTTGTAATAGAGTCAACTGGAATTTTCTTAACGACTGAATCTGCGTATAAACATATACAAGCTGGAGCAAAAAAAGTAGTTATCACAGGACCATCAAAGGATAATACTCCAATGTTTGTCAAGGGGGTTAATTTTGATAAATATATAGGACAAAATATTGTTTCTAATGCATCTTGTACTACAAATTGTTTAGCTCCTTTAGCTAAAATAATAAATGATGAATTTGGTATTATTGAAGGATTAATGACTACAATACATGCGACTACAGCTACACAAAAAACTGTTGACAGTCCTTCTCAAAAGGATTGGAGAGGAGGTAGAGGTGCTTTACAAAATATTATACCTTCTACTACAGGTGCCGCACAAGCTGTAGGGAAAGTATTACCAGAATTAGATGGAAAACTGACTGGAATAGCATTTAGAGTTCCTGTAGCAAATGTTTCTGTAATAGATTTTACTTTTAGACAAACAAAGAATGTTAAATACCAAGAAATATGTGAAATAATAAAACACTATTCTAATCATGAAATGAAAGACATAATTGGATATACTGAAGATCATGTAGTATCAACAGATTTTAATGGAAATACATTAACTTCAATTTTTGATGCTAAAGCTGGATTATCATTAAATGGAAACTTTATAAAATTAATTTCATGGTATGATAATGAAAGTGGATATTCTAGTAAAGTATTAGATTTATCTGAACTAGTATATTCTTTTATTTAA